Within the Trichoderma breve strain T069 chromosome 3, whole genome shotgun sequence genome, the region GGAATGACGGAAAGGCGTTGACGGATTTGTATTGTACTAGAAACGGCCTGGGAAGAGCAGGGAAATTATGTGGCCTCGCTCTTGGCGTAGAGGATATAATTTATAGAGTTTGATATTATTCTTTACAATAATATGTGTCCCAAGAAAACCAGTCCATTGTGTTCTCAAATGACCGCTTGCGCTTGCGTGGTGAAGGACCGTCAGAATCTAAGCAGCCTAATATGTTCTCGATATCAGTATTGTCAAAGCTGGACTGCTCATTGAGGTCTTGGTCTCTGATGTAAGCCATGAAGGCGTTGGTATATAGCTCGAAATCAGCTTCGCTAGAAGAAGTGTCGATTCCACAAAGAGTGGGTTCTTCTGGGCTTGTTGTTGGCATCGCGGACTCTTCTGAACTGGTTCCTGTCGCTGTAGACTGTTGATCTTGTGCATCATCGCCGGTATGTTCACCGGATGTGATAAACTTTGCCAAATTACAGAAGACTAGAGCTGTCTTTTCCAGCTTGGAAGAAACTGCGGGAAGAGAGCCGAATTGTTTCATGCTGTTGAAATAAGTGGCAGTCTTTTGAAGCAGTTCAAGATCTTGTGGTGTACTTGGTGCCGATGGATAGTCTATGATATGACCAAACAGTGTAAAGAATGGCGTAAAAGGGTAGTATAACAGTTGCCTTCATTTTCAATAGGTTAGTGCGAGAACTGGAGAGTAATACGACGAGTCTCACCAAACTAGTCCATTGTACACATGGATTGAGTTTGATACCAGGTCTGGCAGGATCATGATGGCATCTCGAGCGGCTTGAACGCGACGTTCCCTGCTGCTGGGGTCTTTGCGTAATACTAGTATGAGGATGTGCAGATACTGAAATCTCATTGCGCGCACACCAATCGTCATCTCTTGGATCTGGTGAGCTGTTGAAGTGGCAGATTCTTCATCAAAAACTTTTAACAAGAGCTATTGGAGTGTTAATGTATATCATTTTTGCTTAAGAGATAAGCCTTACTTCATTTGTATGTGAGTCCCATGACCGTAGTTTGGCAGCCAAGGCTTGATGGTCTGCGATGTTTCCAGGACTCGCAAGAAGACTGAGCGCCGCTCCCGTTAACTTGGCCAATTTCATTCCTTGGATGAAGAAATGGGCGCCAAATGTTGAGGTAGAAGAGCCGTTCTGTGTAACGACGGGTTGACTTCTGTGCGGATGGTAGCCTAGGAGGTACTGGAAGTCGGGCAGTGGAACATTCTCATATATGGCGGTCGGGAGTAGCATTGGCCGCCCGAAAGCCAACGAACAAGACTTGTCTATTGAAAACAAGGACCAGAATAAAGATAATTGGCGTTGTTGGTATTTGTAACTGCCTCTTCCTACCACATGCAAACCGagggcttgagcttggcggCAAGCATGGCCAACAAGCATCCAAGAAAGATTGGGAGAGGCATATTGTTCGCCGTGGCACCCTAATAACAAGAGCGCCTGTATGTTTATCTCGCTGGGCTCCAAGAATATTCTACAGTCATTTAGTGCCATTTCTGTGTTCTTCTGGAGACTCTCAACAACATCTGATTGAGAGTTGTCGTTCTGAAGAAGGGTAAGAAGAATGAAGTTGACGTAG harbors:
- a CDS encoding fungal specific transcription factor domain-containing protein, whose amino-acid sequence is MNPNMPPSKDVGLARFACTHCRQKKIKCLIPNVRVGPAKKEATILPQNSSNVDQRLSRVEKALDTLSDVINTSLVGSAGNRGVSEAPSSTTRSDAEATTSYRTPIGEVDTPQLTLDDSHSFAYLSEASRHLDVIKTKSLQGRLAEHQAASTALQDLSKSLTTVSLQQPRTDAAAFESLNGYYVPSRAAGYNLISYFLQSAQLADILFITPSDDLLLNVIFDPATVPQRAWIVYVNFILLTLLQNDNSQSDVVESLQKNTEMALNDCRIFLEPSEINIQALLLLGCHGEQYASPNLSWMLVGHACRQAQALGLHVVGRGSYKYQQRQLSLFWSLFSIDKSCSLAFGRPMLLPTAIYENVPLPDFQYLLGYHPHRSQPVVTQNGSSTSTFGAHFFIQGMKLAKLTGAALSLLASPGNIADHQALAAKLRSWDSHTNELLLKVFDEESATSTAHQIQEMTIGVRAMRFQYLHILILVLRKDPSSRERRVQAARDAIMILPDLVSNSIHVYNGLVWQLLYYPFTPFFTLFGHIIDYPSAPSTPQDLELLQKTATYFNSMKQFGSLPAVSSKLEKTALVFCNLAKFITSGEHTGDDAQDQQSTATGTSSEESAMPTTSPEEPTLCGIDTSSSEADFELYTNAFMAYIRDQDLNEQSSFDNTDIENILGCLDSDGPSPRKRKRSFENTMDWFSWDTYYCKE